Part of the Henckelia pumila isolate YLH828 chromosome 2, ASM3356847v2, whole genome shotgun sequence genome is shown below.
GTTTGGCAGCCTTAAACCTTGCTGTTTGTGCTTCAAAGACTGATGGCTGTGTGACTGAAGTCAAAATTCCTTTGGCAGTTTCTAGCGCTGTGGTCGAGCATCGTCCTCTGCTCTGTGTAAGTAACTGATATTCAAatcattttttagtttttttgttACCAACACTTAATTGTGACTTTTTCTATACTCCAGATATCTCTCAGCTTGTTGGAAATTAGAAATGCACAAGAAACACTGGATTTGGTTTCAAGTCCAATTATGCCTGTTCCATCCCCTTCAGTGTCCGGAGAATCTTCCACAGAGAAAGATGAAGTTTCAGCCCTTAAAGCTGGTCTCAGAAAGGTTAGAATTTTTACTGATTATGTGTCATCTCGAAGAGCCAAAAAAGCCTGCCGTGATGATGAGGGTAGTGAGGGCAGGTGCTCTGCCAAGAGTGAAGAGGGTGAATTTGCTTACCCATATGATTCAGAATTCGCCGAAGAATCTGAAGAAGGAGAATCCGAGGAAAACAAGGAAGATCCCAAATTTCGGAAGTCATTTAGTTATGGAACGTTGGCATATGCTAATTATGCAGGCGTGTCATTTTACTCCAGTGCAAGAACCAACAATGAGGATGAGGACTGGATTTACTATAGCAACCGCCGTAGATCAGATGTTGGCTGCTCACTAAAAGATGAACCAGGATCGGTTATTACTGAGCCTTCTTATATACAGAACTCTAAACGTAGTATTTTACCTTGGAAGAAGAGGAAGCTGAGTTTTAGGTCCCCTAAAGCTAAAGGCGAGCCATTACTGAAGAAAGCATATGGAGAAGAAGGTGGAGATGATATAGACTTTGATAGACGGCAACTGAGTTCTGACGAGTCACTCTCTTGTGgggtaagaattttttttatttattcttcacTTGCAAAATAAGAATCATATAGATAATTGAGCCCACAATTACAGGTTATTTTGTAGTTGCTTAGGTATGAAGACGAATACTCAGTGCTGTTTTCATGCATGGTTGGAAAAGATGTTATATGAGCTAATTatgcattttttatttaatattaatattttcaaaattgttCCTCATTTGGGAATACAGCATCATCTATGTTAACAAAAGCCTTATTCTCCCACATGTCCCGGATAACTTTATATTGATACAATTTGCTTTAGGGAATGTGCGGTATTGGCCATTATATTTTATCGTAAATACAAGAATTGCATGCATTCCAACTTAGTAATATTTCTACTCAAGGTCTAATTAAGTGGTGGCTAATTTTCTTCAGTGGCATAAAATTGATGATTGCTCAAATGCAAACCAATCACCAGTTTCCGAGTTTGGTGATGATAGTTTTGCTGTTGGCTCTTGGGAGCTGAAAGAAATAGTCAGCAGGGATGGAAGCATGAAGATTCAGACACAAGTCTTCTTTGCCTCCATTGATCAGCGAAGCGAACGTGCTGCCGGAGAAAGTGCTTGTACGGCCCTCGTCGCTGTTATTGCTCACTGGTTGCAGACCAATTCTGATCTCATGCCTATAAAATCACAGTTCGATAGCTTGATCAGAGATGGCTCCTTAGAATGGAGAAAACTTTGTGAGAACGAAGCGTACATGGAACG
Proteins encoded:
- the LOC140881192 gene encoding uncharacterized protein; the encoded protein is MVVKMMRWRPWPPLISRKYEVKLTVQRLEGCDWVHEGAEKDNGGLAVEIRWKGPKISLGSFRRTVKRNFTKAEALKQGQNGGVLVEWDEEFQNVCSFSGYKDSVFHPWEINFTVLHEPNQGVKRKFSVIGLAALNLAVCASKTDGCVTEVKIPLAVSSAVVEHRPLLCISLSLLEIRNAQETLDLVSSPIMPVPSPSVSGESSTEKDEVSALKAGLRKVRIFTDYVSSRRAKKACRDDEGSEGRCSAKSEEGEFAYPYDSEFAEESEEGESEENKEDPKFRKSFSYGTLAYANYAGVSFYSSARTNNEDEDWIYYSNRRRSDVGCSLKDEPGSVITEPSYIQNSKRSILPWKKRKLSFRSPKAKGEPLLKKAYGEEGGDDIDFDRRQLSSDESLSCGWHKIDDCSNANQSPVSEFGDDSFAVGSWELKEIVSRDGSMKIQTQVFFASIDQRSERAAGESACTALVAVIAHWLQTNSDLMPIKSQFDSLIRDGSLEWRKLCENEAYMERFPDKHFDLETVLQAKIRDLVVVPGKSFIGFFHPDKMVGGNFEFLQSAMSFDNIWDEINHSLKTDSQVFIVSWNDHFFVLKVEEDAYFIFDTLGERLHEGCNQAYILKFDRNTTIYKLPNTEQPLEEKPIEEQAAPAVESMDSGAQPNSSSEDSKEETSVTRPEELMKDEPEEEVVCQGKESCKAYIKSFLAAIPIRELQEDIKKGLIMSTPLHHRLQIEFNFTQLQQPASSDT